The Microbacterium trichothecenolyticum sequence CCTCCGTAACGGGCATGCTGGACCGCTTGCATGCCGGCGGACTCGTCTTCTTCATGGCGAACCCGGCGGATCGGCGCAGCAAGTTCGTGCTGCCCTTCGACCGCGGCGAGGACCCCGACGCCATCGATCCCGTGACCGCCCGTATTCGCGAGTTCGCCTCGGATCTCCCCGCCGATGCGGCCGGTCAGATCGCGACGTTCCTCGACCGCGTGCGTGAGGTCGTCGATGCCGAGTGCGACTGAGACCTCATCACGCGACCGGCGCTCCCCCTTCGGGGTCGGGCTCCGGCCCCATGGTCAGGCCGTTCGGTGAACTGGCATCGTTCATCATCTGATCGATCCACCGTCGGTTCAGCTGAGGCTGTCGGCCGCCGTAGAAGTGAAACACCATGGGGATCGAGGGATGGATCCAGATGCTTCGATTTCCACTACCGTCCTGGTGAGAGAAGTGGAACATGAACGGTTCGCCGCGCCGCAGCTTGTTCATGAAGACCAGCCGCAGGTGCGACAGGGCCCGATCTTCGATATCGAAGGAGTGCCCGAGCGTGTTGTAAACCAGTTTCCCCACGATAAGAGCGTACATCGCATGCCGCAGCTAACTACTGTAGTGGGACGACCCCCTCGACGAGAGTCCTATACGTGGTGAGAACCCCCCGCCCCTCGCGGCCGCGACGCCGAGTCCCGCGCCCCCTGCTCGTGATCGGCTCCGTGGTCGCCGTGGTCGCACTGCTCGCCGGTGTTTCCATGGTGGGCAGCCTCGTCACCACGCTCTTCCAGACGCTCTCGGCGAGGCCGCCCGCCGTCGACACCCGCATCGTCGCCCCCGACGAGTCCAAGGCCGCCCAGGCAGCCCGCGCGGGCGACCGAAACGCCGACCAGAACGCTGCGGCGGACTGGCTCGCCACCCAACCGACCACGTATTGGCTCACCCCCGAGATCGACCCCGTCGACGCGGTCTGGGACCGCGTCGCGCATCTCGCCGCGGAGGCGCGGGAGCAGGATGCCGCGCTCTCGATCGCCATCTACGGGCTGCCGGACCGCGACTGCGGCAACCACTCCGCCGGCGGCCTCGACCCCGAGTCCTACGGCACCTGGACCGCGCGGATCGGTGACGCTCTCGGCAATGCCTCGGACATCCAGAAGATCGTCGTTCTCGAGCCCGACAGCATCGCCCTGTCATCGAGCTGCGGGTCGCCGGCGGACAGGGCCTCGTACCTGCGCACCGCCGTCGACAACCTCCGCGGGACGGACACCTGGATCTACATCGACGGGGGCCACTCCGCGTGGCATCCCGTCGACGAGATCGCCGACCTCATCCGCGCCACGGGACTTCTCCCCAGTGTGCGCGGTGTGGCGCTGAACGTGTCGAACTATCAAGACACCGCTGCCGAGTTCGCGTACGCGCACGCGTTGTCGGATCGACTCGGGGGAACGCACGCCCTGATCGACACCTCGCGCAACGGCGCGGGGCCCGCGGGCACGCAGTGGTGCAATCCGAGCGGGCGCCTGGTCGGCAGCGGCGGCGGCGCGTACGGCGATGACGTCGTCGACACGAATCTGTGGATCAAACCTCCGGGCGAGAGCGATGGCGAATGCAACGGCGGACCGCCGGCGGGAACATGGTGGCCGGCTTCGGCAGTGGAGCTCACGCGCGAGCAGCGCTGACGCCTCGATCTTCTGGCCTCGGCGGCCCGCCAGCGGCTCAAAATGTGTCAGGATTGCGCTCGTCGCTTTGCGACACCGCGTCTCGGGGGAGAACGCGGGCGCCCCGCGCGCGAAGCCTGAAGAGTGGATGCCATGACCGACAGCACCGAGTTGCTGAAAACCGCCGTGATCGTCGAAGACGACCCTGACATCCGTCACCTGCTCGTCGAAGTCCTCGAGTCGGCGGGTTTCTCGACTGTGTCAGTCGGCAACGGTATCGACGGCGTTCGCGCGGTCATCGCGTATCAACCCCTCATCACGACGCTCGACGTGAACATGCCCGGCATCGACGGGTTCGAGGCCGCGCGACGGATCCGTCAGCAAAGCGACACCTACATCATCATGCTCACCGGTCTCGAAGAAGAGGCCGATGTCGTGCTGGGCCTGGGCGCCGGTGCCGACGAATACGTGGTCAAGCCGTTCCGGCCGCGCGAGTTGCGGGCACGCATCGAGGCGCTCCTGCGGCGCACACGCGGAGGCGAGCACGCGGAGGCGATTACACCCCGCCAGGACAACGTCGGCCCTTCGTTCCCCGCGCCTCGGCCCGAGCCCTCCGCACCCGCGGCCGTCGTCGTCCCGTCGTCGCAAGGGCCCGAGCCCCGAATCGTCCCCGCGAGCACCGACGTCGTCAGCCGACCGGCCGCGGGCCCCGTGACCACTCACGATGCCGCGCCCGCCGGTGCTCACTGGATGGTGCATCGTGACCTGCAGCTCGACCCCGACAGTCGTCTGGTCCGGGTCGGGGGCGACGACCTGGAGCTCACGCGCACGGAGTTCGACCTGCTGGCGACACTGATGGAGTCCAAGCGGCGGGTGCGCAGCAAAGCCGATCTCACGCTGGTGCTGCGGGGAGAGTCGTACGTGACCAGCTACTTCGTCGGCGAGGCCGATAAGCGCGCTATCGAGGCGCACATGACGAACCTGCGCCGCAAGCTCGGGGACAATCCGGTAAACCCTCGTTACATCGAGACGGTGCGCGGCGTCGGGTACCGCCTCACCTCGGAGCTCATCGCCCCCTGACGAGGGGATGACGGATGCCTCGGCCCTCCCCAGGGCCGAGGCATCCGTGTTTCTGATGCGTTCGGGCGATCAGATCTGTGGTCCGTCAGACCTTGAAACCGTGCTGACGACGGACGAGCTTGGAAAACATCAACAGGGTCTGCAGAACCGTGACGACACCGACGATGGGCCACCCGATCCACAGGATCGAGGACTGCATCATCGGGCCGACCATGACCCAGATGACAGCGAGGGCGATCGCCACGGCGACCAGCACGACCAACGGCGTCCAGTGGCCGAGACCGCCACCGCGTTCCGCTTTCGCCTGCATGGCCCAGTTGTCGACCTTCTTGCGCGACAGGAACCTCGTCCACGACCGCACGAAGTGGCTGATGCGGATCCACATGAAGATCTCGGCCGGGAAGAAGAGAACGGCGAAGAGGATGTCGGATCGGTCGACGTTCTTCATCGTGCGGGCGATACGCAGATTCAACAGCATGGCGACCACCGGCGGGATCAACCACAGCGGAGAGAAGACGAAGGCGTTGATCGACAGGGAGCCGGCCAGCAGCGCCAGGAACGCCACCCGCACGAAGAGGTTGGTAAGCATGCCGAAGTTCTCGAACCAGCGCAAGCGCAGATTGGGGTGGAAAGGCTGCCCCTTGGTGTCGCCGCGCTGACCGGGCCACATGAGCTCGATGGCGCCGTAGGTCCACTTGACCTGCTGGGCGTCGTATCCCGACAGGGTTGTCATACCGCCCACATCGGCACGCGCGAAGGGGCTGATCTTCGTCAGGTAACCCGCGCTCTTGATCTGCAGCGACAGCAGAGAGTCCTCCACCTCCGAGTCCTTCACCCAGGGCGTCGTCTGGTGGTTCTGCTTCATCGCATCGCGCAGCGCGTTGGTCGAGAAGATCGAGAACTGTCCGCCGAGCACCGCCATGTTGCGGCCTCGCAGCATGTTCTGCAGGTTGAACGCCGCGAACTGCGTGCGCTGGCCCGCGGTGAGGAAGCGGGCGACGAGGCCCTTGATGGGCTTGTCGTCGATCGTGTAGATCGCGGAGATGCCGCCGATGCGCGAGTCCGAGACCGCCTCCGTCTCGAGGTACTCCACGGCCTTGCTGTCGGCGATGGTGTCCCCGTCGACGCCCAGCAGGTAGTCGTATCCCTCCACCAGCGAGTACCCGTAGTTGAGGGCGCCGACCTTCTTGTCGGGGTTCTTGCCGATGTCGTGCACGAACACCTCGGTGAACTGCTCACCGAGCTCGGTCGTCACCTCGTGCGGGCCGCTGTACTCCGAGGCGATCTGCACCGTGGCGTCGGACGTGTTGTTCACGACCACGTGGATGACGTCGGGAACGCGGGTCTGCCCCAGCAGGGCCTCGAGGACGTCGGCGATCGACTCTTCCTCGTTGTAGGCCGGAATGACGCATCCGATGGTGGAGCGGTGCACCGAGGTGTTCTCGAGCACGGCGGCGAAGTCGTCGGCGAATCCGTGGCGCTCCCCCAGCGCAGGCGCGAGCTCGCCGCGAGGGGAGGAGAAGTCCCGGGCGTGGGGGGCGAAGCTGCGAGCATCGGTCATGGGAGTTTCTTTCTGTTCGAAAGCGGTGGCTGATCGGCCGAGTCCCACTCTGGTAGGTTCGCCGCAAGACGACCGCGGCGCGAGTCGATCTTCCGCGCAAGATTCCCTCAAGATTGCGGCCGGTACCCGAAGGAGGCGAGAGTTCGTGGTTGTCCTCGCCCTTCTTGCAGCCGTCGCCGCCGCCGCCCTCGCCCTGACGACGTTGGCACTGCTGCGCAGCCAGTCGCGCAACGAAACCGGCGGACCCCGCGCCGACCTGGTGCGCTATTGCGGCATGGCGGCGGTGGCCGCCCTGACGTGCGGAGCGATGAACATCATCGAGCCCGCCGGCGGAGGCACCGCCGCTGCGGCGGCGGGCAACGCGACGAACCTGGTGGCGATCGGTCTGGTCTGGGCAGGAGCCCGTCGTGTGAACACGAGACCGGCGATCGGAGCGATCAGCACCGGCGCCGGTGGCATCCTGATGTTCGGGCTCACTTACCTCGTTCCGCTCGACGACGCGACGCTGGTGAAGACCGCCGGGCTGGCCGTTTTCTCCGCACTCGGTGCGCTGGAGTTCTCGCGGCGCCCGCTCGGCGAATTGCACGGCGCCCGGTTGATGACGTGGACGCTCGGTATCTATGCCGGGTACAGCGTCGCCCGACTCGCCGTCGTGGCCGCCGTCGGCATGGGGCCGCTCTTCGGACGCGGACCGGTGTCCGCCGAGACCACGGCCGCCGTGAGCGCTGTCACGATCGCACTCGTCTCCCTCGCCGCCGTGCGGGTGGGGCGTCAGCTCGACGACGCCCCGGTGCCGGGAACGCGGGCCCACGACCGCGAGTCCCTGCGCGCGGAAGCGGCCGCGCTCCTCGCTGCCGACTCGACCGCGCAGGTGACGATCATCCGGGTGCCCGAGCTCGATCTCATTCGGGCGGCGCACAGCTCGGAGCGCGCCGAGACGATGATGCGCGTGCTCGTCGACGCCGCCGGTGAGGCGATTCCCCGTGCGGCGGCCGGCATACCCGCCCGCGACGCGGTCTTCGTGGTCTCACCGGTCGACGACGACACGCTCGCCCGTGAGAGCGCGGTCCGACGGGCTTTCGCCGCGCGGATGCCCGGCATCGGTTACGACGACGTGCCCGACCTGTCGTTCCAGCACGACACGGTCCGCGACGTCGGCCGCCTCTCGCAGATGCTCGAGAGTCGGCGACTCCGCCCCCGCTGACGACCGCTCTTCGTCACGCCCTCCGCGCGGCGGTCGAGGCGGGGCGGGCGAGGCGCATCAGCCCTGACTGGTGCCCTGCCCCCATCCGGGCGCGCGACCGGTGCCCGATGGCGTGGTGCTGTCCGGCTGCGCGGAGCCCTGCGCCTCGTCGGCGAAGATCGCGATGGGCAGATACTGGTACACCGTCTGCTGCGCGAACGAGGTGTCGGTGTTGGCCGTGCCTTCGACCGCGACGTTGAGCGCGAACTCGAGGGTGATGCCGTACGTGTCGTTCGGCAGCTGACGGATCGAGGTGGTGGGCACGAGTAGGCCCCCCTGGAAGCTGTTCAGCAGGAGCCCCCGCTCGGAGCGCAGCGTGTCCGAGGGAACAAGGGTGCGCGGGTCGGCGCTGAACTGGAAAGGGCTCGACACCTGACCACTCGTCTGCGCGGTCTGCGACGTGATCGACACCGACGAGACGTAGACCCGGCGCTTCTGCGCGAGGACCGCCTTCTCGTCGACGCGGTGATCGACGACGTTGACCGCGAAGCCGAACTGCTTGTCGTTGGTCGAGGTCCACTCCATGGTGCGTTTCGGGTTGACCGCCCATACGTCCAGACGGACCTCGAGCCCGTCCGCGACGTCGGTGGACAGTGAGACCGAGCCGTCGTAGGTGAACTGCGAGTCGAAGGGTTTGTCCGCCGACGTCCCCCGGGGAGCCGGCGTCGCAACGACCACGGACTGGTTGGGGACCGTCTGCCCGGACAACGCGTTGAAGGCCTCCACCATCTGGGTGCATCCGGTCAAGGCGACCGGTGCGACGACGGCGAGAGTCAGTGCGAGAGCGCTCGCGCGCACGGCGCGACGGCGGGAGGTCGAGCTCACAGGTGTCTCCTGAGGTATCGGCGCGAAGGCGCGCAGAGGTCGATGAACGACCATCACGCTGCGGGATGCAGGCCTCAGGGGGAGTCTGACCGGGCATCGTGACCGGAGAGGGCACGTGCGGCGAGCAGAGACAGGATGGCGCGCAGAAGACTACACCACTCTCTATACACTCGATGACATGGCAACCTTGCGGAGCGTGCCGCCGGCGGCTCCTTCCGTGAGCGCGCGCAACGACGACGGCACAGCACCCAGCAGCTACGTCCGCTCCATCTGGCTCCTGCAACTCGTCCTGGGGGCGAGCGTCGTCATCACGGTGCTCATGGTGCAAGCCCTCGAGCCCTCGTTGTTCCTGCGGTGGCCGTTCTCCTCTGGTGTGGGCGTCATCATCGCGCTGACGGCCGTCGCGATCGTCGTTCCCTGGCACCGTCTGCCCCGCGCCGCGGTGGCCGCCATTCCCTTCGCCGACATCGTCGCGATCGGACTGCTGAGTTTCGGAACGGACCTTCGCTTCGGCTTCTTCTGGGTGTTCCCGATCTTCTGGGTCGCCACCCACTTCACCCTCGCTTTCATGATCGCGGCGCTCGGAACGATCGGCCTCATCATCGTCGTGGATGCCGCGGTGAACGCTGTGGGTCCGGTGACCGCCCTGCGCCTGATCGTCGTGCTCCTCTCGCTCACCTTCATCGCCATCACCGCCTTCCTCTCCGCGCGCCAGACGCGAGCGTTCAAACAGCTCCTGCGGCGACAGGCGAGCAGGCTCCAGGGCACCCTGCAGCGCGTCTCGGGGCAGGAGCGACGGGTCTCGCAGATGCTCAACGGACTCGACACCGGAATCGCCCGGCTCTCGGCGGACGGCGAGGTCCTCGCGCTCAACGACACCTATGTCGATCTGTACGGAATCGAGCGCGACGAACCCCAGCGGCCGGGTGCGGCCGTCGAGTACGCCACCCTGCACGGCGAACCGTTGCCCGAAGCCGAGCGACCCTTCACCCGCGCCTCCCGGGGAGAGCAGTTCGACGACGAACGCACGTGGCTCTATGACTCACACGGCGAGTGGCGTGCCCTGTCGGTCTCGACGCGACGACTCGTGTCATCGGACGAGCCCGAGAGCACGCTGCTCATCGTGCATGACATCACCGCGCTCATCGAGTCCGAACGCGCGCGCGAACGGCTCGCGGCGACGGTGTCGCACGAGCTGCGCAACCCCCTGACCGCCATCATCGGGCACGCGGACCTCGCGCTGGACCACCCCGACCTGCCTCCGAAACTGCGCGACCAGCTCGAGGTCATCGCCGGAGCAGGCGAACGTATGCAGAAGCTGATCTCCGAGATCCTCGCCGGTTCGCGAGGCGTCTTCCGCGAGCAGAGCGCACCCTCCACCGCCGATCTCAGTCGCATCATCGCCTCTTCTCTGGAATCGTTCCGCCCCGCTGCCATCGCCCGGCGCGTCGATGTCATCGACGATCTCCCTCCCTCCGCGGAAGTCGTCGGCGACGCCTTCCGCCTCCGTCAGGCCATCGACAACATCCTCAGCAACGCGATCAAGTACACGCCGGCGGGCGGCTCCATCCGCATCTCCGGCGAAGTCACGCCCGACGACGTCATCTTGCGCTTCATCGACACCGGGATCGGCATCGGCCCCGACGACCTCACCCGGGTCTTCGACCCGTACTTCCGTGCCCGGTCCGTGCGCGAGAGTTCCACACCGGGGACGGGTCTGGGCATGGGGATCATCCGGAGCATCGTCGAGGACGAAGGAGGTTCCCTCGTGCTCGAGAGCGAGATCGGCACCGGCACCACCGTCACGGTCGTCCTCCCTGCCCGCCAATCAGCCGAGTCGTGATGCCTCCGGAGATCCTGGCCAACCTGGGGCTCGCTCAGGCCACGGTCGCCACGCTCGCAACGGTGATGATCATCGGGCTCGGTTTCCTGCATCGCCCCTCCCGTTACGCGCTCATCTGGTCGCTCGCGTTCGTGCTGGCGATGACGAGCACCTGGGTCTCGGTGACGGGTGCGCTCCTCGATGAAGAAGCCGTGCGTCGCGCGGGGCTGGGCCTCATGCTCGGCGCCCCCGCGCTCATCTGGTCCGGCTTCCGCGCGCGCCGCGCCGTTGCCGCCTTCCCGTGGATCGGGGCGGCGCAATCCGCCGGCACAGCCGCTGTCCTCGTGCTCGCGAGA is a genomic window containing:
- a CDS encoding MarR family winged helix-turn-helix transcriptional regulator produces the protein MTTATEDPAISAVRAVERLRLAEARLSRRRQSECGPSENARAAMRLILERCDQGQTLTPTEIAQALGISTASVTGMLDRLHAGGLVFFMANPADRRSKFVLPFDRGEDPDAIDPVTARIREFASDLPADAAGQIATFLDRVREVVDAECD
- a CDS encoding DUF7882 family protein, whose translation is MGKLVYNTLGHSFDIEDRALSHLRLVFMNKLRRGEPFMFHFSHQDGSGNRSIWIHPSIPMVFHFYGGRQPQLNRRWIDQMMNDASSPNGLTMGPEPDPEGGAPVA
- a CDS encoding glycoside hydrolase family 6 protein, translated to MVRTPRPSRPRRRVPRPLLVIGSVVAVVALLAGVSMVGSLVTTLFQTLSARPPAVDTRIVAPDESKAAQAARAGDRNADQNAAADWLATQPTTYWLTPEIDPVDAVWDRVAHLAAEAREQDAALSIAIYGLPDRDCGNHSAGGLDPESYGTWTARIGDALGNASDIQKIVVLEPDSIALSSSCGSPADRASYLRTAVDNLRGTDTWIYIDGGHSAWHPVDEIADLIRATGLLPSVRGVALNVSNYQDTAAEFAYAHALSDRLGGTHALIDTSRNGAGPAGTQWCNPSGRLVGSGGGAYGDDVVDTNLWIKPPGESDGECNGGPPAGTWWPASAVELTREQR
- a CDS encoding response regulator transcription factor gives rise to the protein MTDSTELLKTAVIVEDDPDIRHLLVEVLESAGFSTVSVGNGIDGVRAVIAYQPLITTLDVNMPGIDGFEAARRIRQQSDTYIIMLTGLEEEADVVLGLGAGADEYVVKPFRPRELRARIEALLRRTRGGEHAEAITPRQDNVGPSFPAPRPEPSAPAAVVVPSSQGPEPRIVPASTDVVSRPAAGPVTTHDAAPAGAHWMVHRDLQLDPDSRLVRVGGDDLELTRTEFDLLATLMESKRRVRSKADLTLVLRGESYVTSYFVGEADKRAIEAHMTNLRRKLGDNPVNPRYIETVRGVGYRLTSELIAP
- a CDS encoding glycosyltransferase family 2 protein, coding for MTDARSFAPHARDFSSPRGELAPALGERHGFADDFAAVLENTSVHRSTIGCVIPAYNEEESIADVLEALLGQTRVPDVIHVVVNNTSDATVQIASEYSGPHEVTTELGEQFTEVFVHDIGKNPDKKVGALNYGYSLVEGYDYLLGVDGDTIADSKAVEYLETEAVSDSRIGGISAIYTIDDKPIKGLVARFLTAGQRTQFAAFNLQNMLRGRNMAVLGGQFSIFSTNALRDAMKQNHQTTPWVKDSEVEDSLLSLQIKSAGYLTKISPFARADVGGMTTLSGYDAQQVKWTYGAIELMWPGQRGDTKGQPFHPNLRLRWFENFGMLTNLFVRVAFLALLAGSLSINAFVFSPLWLIPPVVAMLLNLRIARTMKNVDRSDILFAVLFFPAEIFMWIRISHFVRSWTRFLSRKKVDNWAMQAKAERGGGLGHWTPLVVLVAVAIALAVIWVMVGPMMQSSILWIGWPIVGVVTVLQTLLMFSKLVRRQHGFKV
- a CDS encoding fructose 1,6-bisphosphatase — protein: MSSTSRRRAVRASALALTLAVVAPVALTGCTQMVEAFNALSGQTVPNQSVVVATPAPRGTSADKPFDSQFTYDGSVSLSTDVADGLEVRLDVWAVNPKRTMEWTSTNDKQFGFAVNVVDHRVDEKAVLAQKRRVYVSSVSITSQTAQTSGQVSSPFQFSADPRTLVPSDTLRSERGLLLNSFQGGLLVPTTSIRQLPNDTYGITLEFALNVAVEGTANTDTSFAQQTVYQYLPIAIFADEAQGSAQPDSTTPSGTGRAPGWGQGTSQG
- a CDS encoding PAS domain-containing sensor histidine kinase; translation: MATLRSVPPAAPSVSARNDDGTAPSSYVRSIWLLQLVLGASVVITVLMVQALEPSLFLRWPFSSGVGVIIALTAVAIVVPWHRLPRAAVAAIPFADIVAIGLLSFGTDLRFGFFWVFPIFWVATHFTLAFMIAALGTIGLIIVVDAAVNAVGPVTALRLIVVLLSLTFIAITAFLSARQTRAFKQLLRRQASRLQGTLQRVSGQERRVSQMLNGLDTGIARLSADGEVLALNDTYVDLYGIERDEPQRPGAAVEYATLHGEPLPEAERPFTRASRGEQFDDERTWLYDSHGEWRALSVSTRRLVSSDEPESTLLIVHDITALIESERARERLAATVSHELRNPLTAIIGHADLALDHPDLPPKLRDQLEVIAGAGERMQKLISEILAGSRGVFREQSAPSTADLSRIIASSLESFRPAAIARRVDVIDDLPPSAEVVGDAFRLRQAIDNILSNAIKYTPAGGSIRISGEVTPDDVILRFIDTGIGIGPDDLTRVFDPYFRARSVRESSTPGTGLGMGIIRSIVEDEGGSLVLESEIGTGTTVTVVLPARQSAES